A region of the Passer domesticus isolate bPasDom1 chromosome Z, bPasDom1.hap1, whole genome shotgun sequence genome:
TCCATATCAAGCGCCTGACCAGGGCCAACAGGCAGCggctggcagcggggctggAGGTGCGCAGCCGCCAGCCCAGCCGCTTCCAGCAGCTCCGCACGGAGCGGCCGCTGGCGTCCTTCCCCGCCGGGCAGCCGCCCAGAGCCGGTGAGAAAGAGTGGGAGCTGTGGGCGCGgaggctggcgtgggctgtggccgtgggccctgcccgtgctggggctgctcagcgcagctgccccggctggcacaggggctgtccttgggcaaggcagctgtgccggcagggcccgggcgctgtgccggctctgccgggctgccggggctgcgggacggtcccgccgcggctgcgctcaccacagcccggcccgctcggctgcaGCTGGCCCAGCCGTGCGCCGTGGCTGGCGCTGCTCCTTGCCTggcccagagccctgtcccGGTCAAGCGCAGCTGGAGggagcctcctgtccctgtagagcagaggagaaagcaccGGGCAGTTGGGTTTCTGGCAGTTGCCTTctgccaaggagcagcagtgggacagTTTTCCCAGACAGTTGAACGAATAGGGCAGAGCTAATTAGACAAGGAATTGTTAGTTGAATAGCCCCAGAacatgtggggatttttttctttctcacccTGTTTGGGAGGATGGGAGCTTTTGTCTTTCCTGATAGAAGTACAGTTGCTGCCAAAGGAAACACACCCAAAGACCAATAGTGACGCGGCCTTCtctttgcttcctttcttcttccctcactGCTACACAGTGCTCTCATACCAGgacctcactgctgcctcacCTGAGGGTTTACAGCTGCCTCCAGGCCCTTCCAGGCTAAGCGCAGGTGCTCAGGAGTCTGACTTCTTCCTGACATCTCCCAAGAAAGTCTTTGCCTCATCTGGATTTCTTGGGGTTTCATCAGAGGAACCAGGCACCAGCAAATTTCATCTCAAGCGTGAGCTCATCATTCCGCTGGTTCCCATAGACTGCAGATGCCGCCCTGAGCTCACCGTTTCTCTGCGTCCCATAGACCATCACAGCCCTTCCATGGCCTCtccagagggaagcagctgcacaTCTTCAGAGCAGTATTTGCCAGCCTGCAGTTCATCAGGTAGGGAAAGAGTTTCTACCCTTGCTTTCCAAGCAGGTCCTGGTTAGTGACCCTTTAAAGAGTTTTCCTGCAGTGCTCTATCATGGGTAGATCTCAAGCGAGAATCGGGTAGAAAGTGTCAAGTCGCCTAGGAAGAGGGATCTTGAAAACAGAAGGATTTTCTGCCAGCTTTTCCTGTCCTTGCTGCAGATTTGGAGGGTGTTCTGGGCATTTTCCAGACAGCCCTTCTGTAGGGGTACAAGGGCAAGGCAAAATATATTGCCTAACAAGTCATCAGTGTTAGGTGCACTCCCCTCTTTCTTTGAATGAAGCCAGACTAGGATGATGAGAGGATATTGCAGAGCTTTAAGACTGTCTGCCCTGAAAATCAAGCCAAACCACTGAaatgagctctgcctgccccagaaGAGTTGGAGCTGCAGAATACAGCCTCACCCACAAGGCTGGTTTTAGAAAAAACTCACAGTTTAATTTCAGCATGTGTGTCTGAAGATCTGGGCTCTTCCTGGGTGAATCCACTTTCTGTGGTCTTTTGTGATGAGAAACCAAATGTAGCCAAAtcccaaagctgctgggaaGATGCAAAAGGCTGTGATtataaaatgtgtgtgtgtgtctatatcCCTTTTACAATCAATGCTTTAATCTGTGTACATGTGAATtaggataaatattttttaagaggaGAACTCACTCCCCCAATCCCCTGGCAAGTCTGAATACATTTCTGGAACTGAGGTTGCTCTGTGCTTCCTGTGATGTTTGATCCAAGGCAGCACTAGAGCTCTGTGTCCCAAAGCCACATTGTGGAGCCTGACCAATGtgtttggattcttgcagccaccccaggcacTTCAGGCCCCAGcgctccagctggcagtgctggttttgCACCATGGACAGCCCCCAGCTGGCTGTGGAATACTCCTGGGCAAGAGGAATTGCCACCACCAGATCTGGACATGGTGCTTGAGACGCTGGAGGAGAtgttttctccctctgctcaggtaaCTGCATTggacagggaagaaaagggctgggagctgagagCTTGTGAATGTTGTTGCATGGCTGAGAAGCAAAGGCTTCTTGAGTTCAGCTCAGTGAATGGACAGGAAAAGATTTGCTTGGTGAAACAAGACTTCCTAAAGAAGAGGGAATGAAAAAGTCTCCCCCTGAATAAGGATGAAGAGGTGTGAGCCTGTGTTGGCCAGGTTTGGGTGcctgttttcctgggaagaatccCTCGTGCAGGGGTGTTTGTGGTGAGGAAGTGGAAGCTTTGTAGGTTCTAAGAGGCTTTGTTTGgtgggaaagaagagaagagTGTTTGGAGAATTGCCAAGTGTCCCGTGCAGGGAGGGACATGCCAGAGGtgcctgttccagcagcagatgtgggctgtgcctcttttgggtgggaaggccaaggcaaagcagggctgggctgcagctgctgctgctgctgtgtgagccctgccgggcGTGTGGGCGCTCCCAGAgccgtgtgtggggctgggctggagctgcagctttcttgtcctctgggtaacctggtgcctgcagcccagTCTCCATCTGGGAAATCCTCAGCTGGGCAAACTGGCCAGTCTTGCTGTCCATGTTGCAGAGCTCAGTCACCTTGCTcttgggcagctctgtgggaagagATGTGTGTTCCCACGCAGTCCCTGCCAAGCTGCAGCCTGGATGAGACTGCTTTGCTCAGGGTTGTGGAGGAGGAGCAAATCTCTGTGCCAGGACTCCTTCCTTAGCAGCCATTCCATGTGTTCAGTGTCACCCCCACGTTCAACACTGTCAGCTTTGACAGCTTTTGGACTGTGTTTGAGAAGTGaaattgttttgactcttgAAGGGCTTTGGGGCCCAGAGTTCTTGTTAGGAACAAGGGATTAAGAGTGTGAGCCATGGAGTTGTTGGACCAGGTGTTTGGTGTAACTGGTGAGAAgggtttcttcctttctgtttctctttcaagGGGAATATTAATGTTGCCCCTGAGTCTTCGGGAGGGCAGCCTGTGGACAGAGCTGAAGCAGAAGGAGCTTTGCCTGGCACCAGGAGGTGCGGGAACAATTCCCAGGAGCCCGAAGAGCTTGGTAAGGACAGAGTCCCCCTTGGTTTAGAGAGGTGTGAGATGGCTGCTCcgagcctgcctctggcagcaagggagatgagcagagttgagctcctgtctgcagggctggtgcttcctgGTGCCTTTAGTTCAAATCCTGCAGTGGCACAATCTCCCCGAGCCCTGCCGTCCACgcttctccagaggctctgacactgagtcctctgctgtggcaaggGAGGAGGGAATAAAGCTGACCTTGTGGAGTTGTGTCACCAA
Encoded here:
- the LOC135290862 gene encoding uncharacterized protein LOC135290862, which codes for MAELPLPAGLSASAFPAKLWRLVNSPRVRSVRWDSRAQGLLVDRSLFERELLSPGDAHGGGQGVGPTPDSFQATHFGSFVRQLNLYGFHKVPSRVGSSEPGDAGGWLHFRNPNFRRDRPDLLLHIKRLTRANRQRLAAGLEVRSRQPSRFQQLRTERPLASFPAGQPPRAVLSYQDLTAASPEGLQLPPGPSRLSAGAQESDFFLTSPKKVFASSGFLGVSSEEPGTSKFHLKRELIIPLVPIDCRCRPELTVSLRPIDHHSPSMASPEGSSCTSSEQYLPACSSSATPGTSGPSAPAGSAGFAPWTAPSWLWNTPGQEELPPPDLDMVLETLEEMFSPSAQVTALDREEKGWELRACECCCMAEKQRLLEFSSVNGQEKICLVKQDFLKKRE